GCCTGTTTGAAAAACTGCGCGGAGCGCAGTTTTTCAACCCCCGGTCCAGGGCTTGCCCTGGCGCGGGTCGAGGGGCGCGTAGCCCCCGCGGGGTCCGGGGCAGCGCCCCGGCTCTGCGCCTGCCAGACAAGACCCATGCTCAGCCGCTGTGCGGAGAGGGGGTTGGGGGGTGAGGCTGGGCCAACGACGCCTGCGGAACACCCTCTCACCGCCCCGCGATCCACCCGTCGAACGTCCCTTCCCCGCCCGCGCTGCCGGCCTCGACCTTGATCCACAGATTCAGGAACGTCGTGCCCGCCGTCCGCTCGGGGTATTTGTGATACGTCGCCGGCACGCGCGCGCCGAGCCCGTGGAACGTCACGATCCGCGTCCCGACGGGCGCCGCGTCGAGCGCCGCCGTCACGCGCGCCGTGTCGTCTCGGAAGCGGTCCTCGGTCAGCGGAATGGCGTCGTCGAGGCGCCTCGCCTCCGGGAAGATGTTCTCCTCGAATGGATTGCAGAAGTAAAAGGCCCGGTATGCCTCCCAGTCGACATCGTCCAGCGTCCCTTGCCGCACCTCGGCTCTGCCCGTGAGCCCGAGCGCGTCGATGACCTCCGTCGCCGTCTGCACGAGGGAGGC
This DNA window, taken from Polyangium spumosum, encodes the following:
- a CDS encoding class I SAM-dependent methyltransferase, coding for MTRRAIDADLKSMIDDVRAGRPVSDRAFDRLFPEPIRRVSSRFWTPLVVARKVSRLLAEEGGPVLDVGAGVGKLCITGALTTGAVFHGIEHRASLVQTATEVIDALGLTGRAEVRQGTLDDVDWEAYRAFYFCNPFEENIFPEARRLDDAIPLTEDRFRDDTARVTAALDAAPVGTRIVTFHGLGARVPATYHKYPERTAGTTFLNLWIKVEAGSAGGEGTFDGWIAGR